Proteins from a genomic interval of Pirellulales bacterium:
- a CDS encoding class I SAM-dependent methyltransferase: protein MSRPGVMRERPRVLADAHGEVLEIGFGTGLNLACYPPAVDRLVVVDPVEMLKKRVAKRLAAAPMPVVVEKADGAALPFDARRFDCVVSTWTLCTIPKIDDALAEIRRVLKPGGRFLFLEHGLSENPRMARWQNRVDWLQTVFIGGCHVNRRIDRLVADSGMSIERLERFEISDMPRHMAAHYLGVATVA, encoded by the coding sequence ATGAGCCGGCCCGGCGTGATGCGCGAGCGACCGCGCGTCCTGGCCGATGCCCACGGCGAGGTGCTGGAAATCGGCTTCGGCACGGGCTTGAACCTGGCTTGCTATCCGCCGGCCGTGGACCGGCTGGTGGTGGTCGATCCGGTCGAGATGTTGAAGAAGCGCGTTGCCAAGCGCCTGGCCGCGGCGCCGATGCCGGTGGTCGTGGAAAAAGCCGATGGTGCGGCGTTGCCCTTCGATGCGCGACGCTTTGATTGCGTGGTCAGCACCTGGACGCTGTGTACGATCCCCAAAATCGATGACGCTTTGGCCGAAATCCGCCGCGTCCTTAAACCCGGCGGCCGATTCCTGTTTCTCGAGCATGGCCTGAGCGAGAACCCGCGCATGGCGCGGTGGCAAAACCGCGTCGATTGGCTGCAGACGGTCTTTATCGGCGGCTGCCATGTAAATCGTCGGATCGATCGCCTGGTCGCCGATTCGGGCATGTCGATCGAGCGGCTGGAACGATTCGAAATCTCAGACATGCCTCGTCACATGGCGGCCCATTACCTGGGCGTGGCGACGGTGGCATAG
- a CDS encoding CehA/McbA family metallohydrolase, producing MTFSRMTIVSVVALSIGIVTAVAVQAADPLPIVAGVELQPLKAQVARVVQALDLAGAPLTAEQKQALDAAMAEMDPAKSLLAIQSVLDPLCLAGVTINPESRVKVAEGQAAKDLVQHGWRVFLVKVANEAGVTAALQVSSPNAAKLHKPSSGHPDPPQSISPQDVSERWLDVSLAKSQPLNKELSGLPLEYRVIELYSRDVGQREAKLMFDVGQGTQDLGFRNELNILFQCEPAVHVALEVLDDDGKPTTGQFVFRDVLGRVYPSRARRMAPDLFFHDQIYRHSGDIVLLPPGKYSVTYSRGPEYRILTREIDVPNAATHREVFQLKRWIKMADHGWYSGDHHVHSAGCAHYESPEEGVQPEDMMRHILGEDLNIGCVLSWGPCWYFQKQYFEGKVSALSMPHNLMRYDVEVSGFPSSHCGHLCLLRLQEDDYPGTTKIEEWPSWNLPVLKWGKEQGGVVGFSHSGWGLQVPATSLPTYDMPPFDGIGANEYIVDVVHGACDFISAVDTPFIWEMNIWYHTLNCGYTCRISGETDFPCIYGERVGLGRAYVKLKGDMNQPLDYDQWALGIRDGRSYCCDGLAHLYDFKVGDLGVGEPGAGGRASVLAVKSGARLPIRVSAAALLDEKPRADIRRRKLDQKPYWHVERARVGDTRKVPVELIVNGETVEKREIEADGSINDLSFEYVPKASCWVALRIFAAAHTNPVFVEVDDKPIRASRRSAQWCLDAVDVCWKQKLKNTREPEQAAAAAAYETAREAYRKILAESPAE from the coding sequence ATGACGTTCTCTCGCATGACGATCGTCTCTGTCGTCGCTCTCTCCATCGGTATCGTTACGGCCGTAGCGGTCCAGGCCGCTGATCCGTTGCCGATCGTCGCCGGCGTCGAGCTGCAACCGCTCAAGGCGCAGGTCGCCCGCGTGGTGCAGGCGTTGGATCTGGCGGGCGCGCCGCTGACGGCTGAGCAGAAGCAAGCGCTCGACGCGGCGATGGCCGAGATGGATCCCGCCAAGAGCCTGCTGGCGATTCAAAGTGTGCTCGATCCTTTGTGCCTGGCTGGGGTGACGATCAATCCCGAAAGCCGGGTGAAAGTGGCCGAGGGGCAAGCCGCCAAGGACCTGGTGCAACACGGTTGGCGCGTGTTTCTCGTCAAGGTCGCGAATGAAGCGGGCGTGACCGCGGCGCTGCAAGTCAGCAGCCCCAACGCCGCGAAGCTGCACAAGCCCTCGAGCGGCCACCCCGATCCGCCGCAGTCGATTTCGCCGCAGGATGTCAGTGAACGCTGGCTCGACGTTTCGCTCGCCAAGTCGCAGCCTTTGAACAAAGAACTGTCGGGCCTGCCGCTCGAATATCGTGTCATCGAACTCTATAGCCGCGACGTCGGGCAGCGCGAGGCAAAGCTGATGTTCGACGTCGGCCAGGGGACGCAAGACCTGGGCTTTCGCAATGAGTTGAACATCCTCTTTCAATGCGAGCCGGCCGTACACGTGGCGCTCGAAGTGTTGGACGACGACGGCAAACCGACGACCGGACAGTTCGTCTTTCGCGACGTGCTGGGCCGTGTTTATCCCTCGCGGGCACGACGCATGGCGCCCGATCTGTTCTTCCACGACCAGATTTATCGCCACAGCGGCGACATCGTACTGTTGCCTCCTGGCAAGTACTCGGTCACCTATTCGCGCGGACCGGAATATCGCATCCTCACGCGCGAGATCGACGTGCCGAACGCCGCCACGCATCGAGAAGTCTTTCAGCTGAAGCGCTGGATCAAGATGGCCGACCACGGCTGGTATTCCGGCGATCACCACGTACACAGCGCCGGCTGCGCGCATTACGAATCGCCCGAAGAAGGCGTCCAGCCCGAGGACATGATGCGACACATCCTGGGCGAGGATTTGAATATCGGTTGCGTGCTCTCATGGGGCCCGTGCTGGTACTTTCAGAAGCAATACTTCGAGGGCAAGGTCAGCGCGCTCTCCATGCCCCACAACCTGATGCGCTACGACGTCGAAGTGTCGGGCTTTCCCAGCTCGCATTGCGGGCACTTGTGCCTGCTGCGTTTGCAAGAGGACGACTACCCCGGCACGACCAAAATCGAAGAATGGCCGAGTTGGAACCTGCCGGTCTTGAAGTGGGGTAAGGAGCAAGGAGGCGTGGTCGGCTTTTCGCACAGCGGTTGGGGGCTGCAAGTGCCGGCCACCTCGCTACCGACCTACGACATGCCGCCGTTCGATGGCATCGGCGCGAACGAATACATCGTCGACGTCGTGCACGGGGCTTGCGATTTCATCTCGGCGGTCGACACCCCTTTCATCTGGGAAATGAATATCTGGTACCACACGCTCAACTGTGGTTACACCTGCCGGATCAGTGGCGAGACCGACTTTCCCTGCATTTATGGCGAACGCGTCGGCTTGGGACGCGCCTATGTAAAGCTCAAGGGGGACATGAACCAGCCGCTCGATTACGACCAGTGGGCACTCGGCATTCGCGACGGGCGTAGCTATTGCTGCGATGGCTTGGCGCATTTGTACGACTTCAAAGTCGGCGACCTGGGCGTGGGCGAGCCAGGTGCCGGCGGCCGCGCGAGCGTGCTCGCCGTGAAGTCGGGGGCCAGGCTGCCCATTCGCGTCAGTGCCGCGGCGCTCTTGGATGAAAAGCCGCGCGCGGACATCCGCCGCCGCAAGCTCGACCAGAAGCCGTACTGGCACGTCGAACGCGCCCGCGTCGGCGACACGCGCAAGGTCCCCGTCGAATTGATCGTCAACGGCGAGACGGTCGAGAAGCGCGAGATCGAAGCCGACGGCAGCATCAATGACCTCTCGTTCGAGTACGTGCCCAAGGCATCGTGCTGGGTGGCGCTGCGCATCTTTGCCGCGGCGCACACCAATCCCGTGTTCGTCGAAGTGGATGACAAGCCGATCCGCGCCAGCCGGCGCAGCGCCCAGTGGTGTCTGGACGCCGTCGACGTGTGCTGGAAGCAGAAGCTGAAGAACACCCGCGAGCCGGAACAGGCCGCCGCGGCAGCCGCGTACGAAACAGCCCGCGAGGCCTACCGCAAGATCCTGGCCGAGTCGCCGGCGGAGTAG